The genomic interval TGCATGCTAGTGTGTTTTTGTCGGATGAGAGCGATATGATCTTTGTTGCCGAGACTACAGATGACGAGATATGGGGAGCTTTGAGCAACATAGGCAACAACAAGGCTCTAGATATTGATAGATTTAACAACTTATTTTTTAAGACAAATTGGAATATGGTTGGTTATGATGTTAAGCTACATGTTTTACATTTTTGTCATATGAGAATTGTAAAATAGTTTAGTTCTATTACATTGACTATTATTCCTATTTATGACAATCTAAATAGGCTGACTCATTATTGGCCAATAGCATGTTGCTCAATTATGTACAAGATAATTACGAAGATTTTGAAGGCTAGATTGGGTGGTGTATTGGGGAAGGTATAAGTCCAATATAATAAGCTTTAGTTAGGGATATCGTAAAGAAGGAAGGTGATGTTTTGTCATGTGCATGTAAATTGACATTAAGAAAGCCTATGACTCGGTGGAGTGAATTCATTGAAGAGATGCTTAGAGAACTTTGATTTCCATATGAAAGTTTATTCGCTGGATTATGAGAGTGTACGAACTACCTCTTATTCATTCATGATAAACAAAAGCTTAGAAGGTTATTTTAAAGGGAGGAAGGGGGTAAGGCATGGCGACACATTATCGTCGTTTTCTATTTATTTTGGTCATGGAGTATTTCTCTAGAAGTATAATGAAACCTCTAGAATTTTTTAGAtttcataaagatcgtaagtcTCTAAAACTCACCCACTTTTGTTTCGCAGATGATctatttgtttttttgtttttttttttggtggGGAGATATGAACTCGATTGAATGGTTGAAAGGAAAATTAAATCATTTTCATGCAATGTCAAGCCTTCGTGATGGAGGACCATCCCCTCTAAGTGATATGTATGACCGTGACTTGGGAAAAAAGAAAGAATGCACTAGTTTCCTTGCCACTAAAGCTTGCTATGAGAAAGATTTTCTATGATCCTTATTGCTTAGGAAAGAGACCATAGAGTTATAAAGAATAAATATGAGGACATTGGAAGACTAAGGAGAAAGATCAAGGATGGAATCATGACTTAACCAAGACTGCCACATGATTTGAAATTAATTTGACCAAACCATTTATATTGTAATTAAGATCGGCTTTATTTTTCTTTCGGTTTGTTGTTTCATTTTCTTCCCACATGTGTTTATTTTGGACTGTTTTTTCATTTGGACAAGTACTTTAAATTATCAGTTTGCTTGTGCTAAAATATTTTTAACTAAAAGAAATTAGAAGAGCCATGAAAATCTggcattcttttttttttatatttgctCTTTCATTGAATAAAAATCGGTAGAATTATTGAGTAAAAAATGTGGGAAGACTTTCCTATTGTGAGAACAACTAAATCATCCCAGTTTTGTGTATTAATCTGAAAATACACCAGTTTTTTCGATTAACCTGAAAATCATTAATTGTTTGTCCATCATTTCTTCCCTCGTCTAATTCTACACAGTCTCACCAAAAATATTATTTCTCCCTCGATATTCATTCCATTAACGTGAATCTAAAACCACATTAAAGAGGATATCTTGAGGTACAATTTAATTTTAGGAATCGTCCTAATCTGGGTTGAATTTCGTTTTCTATCGTCATTAGAAGCCATCCCTAAATTTCAGCCTGATAGAAGATGTTTTTCATTATCGACTAAATTTTGAAGGCCTCTGTGGGATTCGTTACAAATCTTTTCAAGGTGATTCTTATTTGATTAGAAAGAAGAAATCATGAAATTCAACTTAGAATCAAGAATCGATTTATTTTCATCCAGTATAGCGCCTGGAGGAGCCCTTGAAAGTTGAGCTAGTTTTCTATCTATGAGCAGTTCTATTTTGTCATCTCTGATCAAAATCCGATCAGCCACCATATTCTGTCTCCATCACTTAAGGTCAATGATGTTAAAAGTAACATTCTCATTTAACGAAGTTGTTCAAGAGGATATAGAGCTACTTGTGCAAGCTAGTAGTTTTTAGGAAGGTGCTATACCAATTAGAAATCTGAATTTGCCACTTACTTCAATGAAGCTATAGAAGGAGTATTGTGGTGAATTGCTTGAAAATGTTACACAATAAATTGTTAATTGGTCAGTTCATCACGTATCATATTCAGGGTGGATtgtatttatttgtgtgatatTGAGAAGCATTCATATCTTTTGGTGCTCCATATTTATTCACCTAAAGTTTGTGATTAAATGATAGATGCAAACTATCGTAACTATTTATGGGCAGGAGCTGATAAAAAGGGGATGGTTGTTGTTGCATGGGAATATGTGTGTGATCTAAAGAAAGAAGGAGGGTCGGGATAACTAATTTGGAGAGTTGGAATAAGGCAGTGCTAGGAAAACATATTTTGTACATCCTAATTGTTAAAGCAACGTTATGGGCAGTGTGGGTTGATTGAAAAAAACTGATGAGGTTGACATATTGGGGTGTAAGGAGGTATCGGGATTGTAGTGCCGTGGGGGCTTTGTTAAAGCTAAAAAGCAGCTTCAAACACTTTTATAGTTATAAATTGGGCAGGGAGAAGGAATTTTCCTTCTAGTATGATCTCTGGTTGGATGGACATTTTTTAAGTGATAAATTTTATGGAATTACCTTTACTGATGCAGATGTTAAACGCACAACGATTGTAAAGGAACTCTTGATAGGTAACACCTGAAGATTATCGAGTCTCATTTATCAAGACATATCAGAGGCATGGGAGGAGGTGAGAGATGCATATTTTAACGAAGAGGATTTCGATACTATATAATGGACTATTGATAGTTCTGGTAAATTCTCTATTGCTTCATATTTTGATACAATTAGGAAGAGGAAGCCATTTGTTAGCTGGCATAATTCGGCATGGGGTTTCGGAACTGTCCTAAACATAGCTTTATGGTATGGCTTGCTATGAAAAACAGTATTGGTATGGTTTGCTGTGAAAAACAGTATGACAGTTAGAGCCAAGTTGGTATGATGGGGGATTATTAATACTAACATATGCTTGTTGTGCAATACATTGTCAGAAACGATAGGTCGCTTATTTTTTGAGTGTGTTGTATCGATAAGTGTTTGGCTGAATATAATGTCCAGGTGTCAGTTTAACAGAATTCCTGGAAGGTAGAGATGGGAAGTGGATTGGTGTGCTAAGAAAGCCAGAAGGAAGTCATTTTTGGTAAAAGTGAGGAGGTGGGCATTGCTAGCTTGCGGGTATAGCATTTGGGAAGCTCGTAATCGAGTAGTGTTTAGAGGTGAGATTGTAGATACTCAAAGTATAATTTCAAAAGATGAagcattttatttacttttacttagcCTATAAAAAAGGACAAACACATAGAGATATGTTAGTAAAATGAGAAATGTATATTTTCGTCCCTCACTTTTCACCTGTAACACATTTTCAGTCCGTCACGTTTCTCCGTTAGCCTAAAAAATCTTCACGTTTCCCGCTAGCGACCAAAAATACCCCTCCGCCGTTAACTTCACCTATCTGGCATTTATGTGGCGCTCCGTGGTGCCAACTCATTCCTAGTCAGCTAACGGACTCATTTAATTGCGACACGTGTCAGTGACACGTCACAAATTTTTTGCCACGTCACAAATTTTTTGCAAAGAAAATGTTGATTTTTTGTTGACGTGCCAAAATTTTTGATGAGTCAGATGACACATGTCACATATATATTGGTCCATTAGCTGACTATTCGCCTCTAAATGCCACATGTGCAATTAACGGCTGAGAGATATGTTCGGCTGCCAGCGGAAAACGTGAGGATTTTTTTAGGCTAATAAAAAAACGTGAGAAACTAGAAAAGTGTTACAAACAAAACGTAAAGgacgaatatatatattttttcgttaGTAAAATAGGTGTGGTGTAAAAGTGCACCATGTTTGAGTTATATATTTTTCGGTGCAAAATTGCAGTAAAATATCCGATTATGCGTTAAATAATGCGAGCGGTGTGGAAATGGTGCGGCGTGGGGCGTCAGGATAATAAAAGACTGGAAGGCAACGGAACATGGTCCGTTTATTTCTTTATAATATCCTTTCCTTTCTTTTTAGTTTTATAAACTAGTGTCTTGTGTGGTCCCCATTATCCACTTCTTTAAGTGTCACGTGTAACTTCTCTTTTTGTCTTTACCTGGCCGGCTTTCTTTTTGGAAGCTGGAGTTGCAAGGCAAGTACTACACAACAGAGATGTAAAAAAGCAAGCAATAAATTAATCTTCCGGCTCAAAATAAATGAcattttaatttttgaaaaaaatataaattatacatgatataaaaattaaaatattctCTTTGtctcaaaataaatataaatttttacatataaataaatacaaatttttACATATAAAATTATATGTAAAAATTTGTATCTATTTTAAGACAGAAATAGTATCATATATTTTGAGATAAAATTAGTATTAGGTTGGGAATTCTCATTCAGGCCATTtagttttcttcttctttttaattcaataTTATTACAAAAAGAATTTCTTAATTTTTTTTGAAGATAAGAATTTCTTAATTAATTACACAAACATCTTAATTACTTCTCGAATAAATTTGTTCATCATAAAGTCAAACATAGCTAGTTTACTTACTCATAGAGTCAAATAACAATACCTTTCGCGTACCTATTATTATTGTTCTCAAAGCAATCTATCTATCTAGAGCCATTATGAGAGTATTTTAAGTTGTAACACAAAACTAGAAACCATTGTTGACTTaactgaaagaaaaaaaaagaagaaaaagattTCACTCCATATTTTACTGTTCTCCGTTCATTAAATTCGAACAGCTGGAGAGTGGCTGAAGGGAATCTGGTTGGCATTCACAGTAATTAGTAATTACTAGCAGCAGAAGTATAGTAAATATAAAGGAGTTCATGAGTAAAAAAGATTTTGACGTttgattaatttatttattatgaaTGGTAAAAACTGGGGCCTACTTACCCTTATGAATTTACTGAGTGTGCATGTTTTACCATAAGTAGTTAAAATGGTTAAAGCTTTGCAGCTTATACTTTAGGTATCAATTAATTTTTCACTTTATATTAAAAAAAGTTTGTCCACAACCGACACTTTTATTCATTGACCAACTTTGATCACCATAATAAATAAGTGTATGAAGAGTGAAAGTAGTAGAGTCACCGAGAGAAGAATTCTCTTTGGGGACAAATTTTCCCTTTCCATAAATTCAATTAAACAATATTAACTGATCATTAGCCTCACTGCGCTTAGTTGATCGAGCTTTAATTTAAGAGATTGTTTGCTCCAAATTGTGATTTTTCTTAGAAAGAAGAATTATATTTCGAGTAGAATCAATTAATGTAAAATCCATTTAATAATATTGCGAATGTGTTTTAATTGGAAACTTAATTGTACGTGTCTTATGAATGTATAGTTAAGCAGATGCCAAGGGCGAGAAGAAGGGGGAAAAATAAAATGAATTAGTTTACAGTTGACCGGCACGTGGAGGCATGATTTTAATCCAAGCATCTATATATGTACCTGTTTAGTGGTCCAGATTATGACCAACGGACACTAATTTTTAATCAAACAAAGTTAATCTGGTTTTAAATTAGGCCCACAAGATTCAGCAGCCTGATTGGATTGATTTAAATTATGGTTGGATATGAGAAACTATTGAATCGATGCCGGTTCACCAAAATCAAGTAAACCGGTTCACATGGATCACTGGGTTTAAAATTCGATCCTTATTATACACGTGAAAATCTGatacaaaaagaaaaagaaatacttAAACTAATACAGTAGAGTAGTGATAAAAGAGGGGAGTGTATTCCTTACTGCATGATCACTTGCACGTTCTTCTGCCTCCTTTCGCTCCTCTAATAATAAATCATCACTTCTCATCACTCACTCACTCACTGCCCAACAAATTAAACAAACCCcttcctccttcttcttcttcttctctctctctatctctcactATAGCAAAAACCCAATTCAGAAAGACTCAGAGTGCGATCAGAGTAATCGATCAGAGTGCTTTGTCAAATTCAGGAGAATAAACCCAGACTTGAAAATAAAAGTTTCAATTTGTCATCTATTTATAAAAATATGGATGTGTACGATGGAATCTCTGCTCAggctgataataataattacttccccATTGACGACCTCCTTGATTTCTCCAATGATGAACTCTTCTCCGCCGCTTCCTCATCCACTGATTCCGTCAGCGACCACCACCAAATGGCGCCATTACAAAACCCATCATCAGCTGCCTTCATCAACCCCACGACGACGGGCGCCGCCGCCATAACCAACTTCACCGACGATCTTTGCGTTCCTGTAAGCAAAACCTCTCTCTTAATTCCTTGATTTATCCTCAATTTTTGgggattttgttttttaaaatattttgagaaaaattattgatttttggtaATGCCGTGTTTATTATAGAGTGCCGATGTGGCAGAGCTGGAATGGCTATCGCAATTCGTTGACGACTCATTCTCCGATTTTCCCGGGAACTCACTAACAGTAAACGCGTTGGGAGGAGCAACGCTGACCGTCCGATCTGACACGTCAGCATTCACTAGCAAATCTCGCACCAAACGCTCAAAGGCCGCCACAGCAAACAACAACTGGATCACTACCTCCTCCTCCCCACTCGAACCAATCACTCCGGTCGCCGTTAAATCGAGGCAAAAGCACAGCCACGACTCGCCTCCGTCGGAAGGTGAAGCCGGCGTGAGGCGGTGCACGCACTGTGCATCGGAGAAGACGCCGCAATGGCGGACCGGGCCACTAGGACCGAAGACGCTCTGCAACGCTTGTGGAGTACGGTACAAATCGGGTCGGCTGGTGCCCGAGTATCGACCCGCCTCGAGTCCGACGTTTGTGCTGTCTCAGCACTCGAACTCCCATCGGAAAGTGATGGAGCTTCGTAGACAGAAAGAGATGAAGGAGCAGCAGCGGTCACCGGAGGAAATGCAAATGCATATGTATCGTCGTCGTCGTCACCAACGTGATTTTGAAGTTTGCTGACGTGTCTCGTGATTGAGTTCCTAATTAGTAGTAGTAGTACGTGTTTGCTTTATTAGTTAATTAGCGAGAGACGATGATGACGATCATAATCATGACATCAAAATCAACGGACATAGATAGATCACGAAGACGATATGATAGAACTTTCAGCTTCTTTTTTTATtcttaattgtttttttttttttttttttcctttcacgTTATTAAGAATACATTGAGAATCCTATTACTTTCTCTTAATTAGAAAAAATTTACATTCCGGTTTTTCATTCTTTGTTCGTTTCAGTTTACTAATTATTCTTTGAGAAGTTACAAATTCATAGGATGGTGGTACGAACGTGATATTGTCGGTCACTTATTGCTAGCATTTCGAGACTAGTATACATACTTGAGTTTTATTTGAAAATATGTTAAAAAGGGAAAACTTCCTCCCGTTGCTGCTCTAGAATCAATGACCATTCAAAATTTTGACATGTAAtgtttatgaattttttttttaattcttatcGTTAATGACATGTTTAGTTataaattttttaaatatttaataataattttaaagtaTATTATTTtcagataataattataatatatttttattttatattctttacTCTAAAATGGATTGGTAAATTCTgagtgaaaatatatatatatatatatatattaaaaaaactataagCTAAAATGTACTGCACATGTTAATGTACGTTGATTCTACAATCTCCTGCTAATACAGGAGATAAATTTTTGTTAATTAAAAAATATCGAAAATATTATGGATAAAAGATAATCATAAATGGTTTTCATATAGACAAAAAATAGAGAGTCATATTATATTTAAATTTCTCTCTAACTAATCTATTTATATATCAtcataaaaaatatttaaaataggGTTCTAAAAATTGGGTGATGTTTTAGCCTTCCCAAATTTAGGATTGATTGTCCAATAAgaaatatttattaaattttttatTCCTCTTCTTATATTAGTATCACTGAGTCCATTTTTTCAATTTTCGTGGCTTATGTTAGACTGATTTTCTTTATGGGCCTTGATATACTTAGGCCCAATAGTTATAATTCCCCGACAAATCATCAGTGTTGTGTTATTAGATGCCATTTGCATCTCTTCGTTTTTGACTCTCCGTCTAAAGTCATGTCGTTTCATGCTTTATCGTCAATAGTTTCGAATTTCTGTTTTCATCCAGTTCGCGGTCCTCCTATAACCGTTTCTTTCCATTTTTTCTATAAATACCACGCCAATCTTCCGCTTTCTTTTTGTTCCAAGCAGAGATAATTACTGGATAAGTGGGAAATTTCAAAATATATAGTTTGATCAATTGGGATTGATGTTCGATGTTTAATCTCTAACTGTTGTACTCGTATTTGTTATTTACTTTATACATTCACTATGCTTGATATCATTTCTTTCTCAGACTACTTCATCAATTTTATCTTACGGTCCATATTTCAAACTGCAAGTTGGTTTTTCATCTCTAAATTGGTAATACTATTGTAGGCACCCTTTGCCTTTTGGTGATTTTAGTTTGTTTTTTGTTTTGAGTATAAAAGCCTCTAATTAAAAGTGTTAGTGTCGATGTCATACTCCATAGTCCATACTTTGTATCCTGATTGTGCTCCGCAGTTCCAATTATATCGACTAAAGCATCATTAAACTTTTACATGTTTTTTTTCC from Rutidosis leptorrhynchoides isolate AG116_Rl617_1_P2 unplaced genomic scaffold, CSIRO_AGI_Rlap_v1 contig593, whole genome shotgun sequence carries:
- the LOC139884722 gene encoding GATA transcription factor 4, whose product is MDVYDGISAQADNNNYFPIDDLLDFSNDELFSAASSSTDSVSDHHQMAPLQNPSSAAFINPTTTGAAAITNFTDDLCVPSADVAELEWLSQFVDDSFSDFPGNSLTVNALGGATLTVRSDTSAFTSKSRTKRSKAATANNNWITTSSSPLEPITPVAVKSRQKHSHDSPPSEGEAGVRRCTHCASEKTPQWRTGPLGPKTLCNACGVRYKSGRLVPEYRPASSPTFVLSQHSNSHRKVMELRRQKEMKEQQRSPEEMQMHMYRRRRHQRDFEVC